The sequence TGCGGGAGATTTGTGAAGCCTATGATGTTCCATTTATGGAAAAAATAATTGATGTACAAGGTATTCAAAAGTCTGAAAAAATCGGTTTAGAAGAAGCCGCACGTCAAGGACGTTACCGTTGTTTTGAAGAAGTAATGGTCAGTGTTGAAGCGTCTTCGCTAGTACTCGCTCATCATGCGGATGACCAGGTGGAAACGATATTAATGAGATTAACACGCGGCAGTCAAGGTAGCGGTTACGCAGGTATGCCGATTAAAAGAGCATTTAGCAGAGGTCAATTAATTCGACCTTTCTTAGCTGTTACAAAAAAGGATATTATGCTTTACGCTAAGGCTAATAAGTTAAAACATGTGGAAGATGCATCGAACGCTGAAGATGATGCTACTCGCAATCGATTCAGACATCATGTTGTACCTTTATTGCAACAAGAAAACCAGCAAGTTGCAAAGCAGTTTTCAGCTTTTCATGAGGAGCAAACAGATTTAAGTGAATTTGCTACAACAATGATGCTAAAGCAAATAGAGGATGTTATCCTAAAAGAAGATAAACGATATGTTGTACAAATTGAAAAATTTAAAAAGCTGCATAAAATCATCCAAACTTTAATGATACGACAGGTTATCCGAGAATTATTACCGGATAATAGTGTGAGTATTAGCAAAAATAACATTATTGATGTGTTGGATTTATTGAAAGCAGCGTCTCCGTCTGCTAAACTATATTTACCTTCCGGATTACAATTGTTCCGCGTTTATGACGAAGCTTATTTCCAATTTGATAACATGGAGAAAAGTGAACGCTTTTATTATGAAATGCAACCATTAACAACAGTCCAGTTGTCGGGAAACGGCTCAATTAGCTGCGAAATACTAACAGAAGATACAATAATACATCCTGAAAAAACACAGTTGGTGCTAAATGCAACAGACATTGAATTTCCGCTGATTATAAGGTCCCGTTTACCTGGTGATCGTATAAAACTAAAAAAAACGGGCGGTACTCGCAAGCTGAAAAATATTTTGATTGATGAAAAAATACCGCAACATTTACGAGATGGTATCCCTGTTGTGACAGATGCAGCTGGTGAAATCATTTGGTTACCCACTTTAAAACATTCCGCCTTTTTGGC comes from Brochothrix thermosphacta DSM 20171 = FSL F6-1036 and encodes:
- the tilS gene encoding tRNA lysidine(34) synthetase TilS is translated as MIFNKQVETYSQQHELLRPGDHYLLGVSGGVDSIVLLHYFVNNPMLNKQLTVVHVNHQLRPEADMEAKFVREICEAYDVPFMEKIIDVQGIQKSEKIGLEEAARQGRYRCFEEVMVSVEASSLVLAHHADDQVETILMRLTRGSQGSGYAGMPIKRAFSRGQLIRPFLAVTKKDIMLYAKANKLKHVEDASNAEDDATRNRFRHHVVPLLQQENQQVAKQFSAFHEEQTDLSEFATTMMLKQIEDVILKEDKRYVVQIEKFKKLHKIIQTLMIRQVIRELLPDNSVSISKNNIIDVLDLLKAASPSAKLYLPSGLQLFRVYDEAYFQFDNMEKSERFYYEMQPLTTVQLSGNGSISCEILTEDTIIHPEKTQLVLNATDIEFPLIIRSRLPGDRIKLKKTGGTRKLKNILIDEKIPQHLRDGIPVVTDAAGEIIWLPTLKHSAFLACVNKKQQQYLIQYNSL